The stretch of DNA GCTCGGCGGCTGTCGGGTTGTCCTTGTTGCGATCGGGATGGAGTTCCTTGGCGAGCTTGCGATAGGCGCTCTTGATCTCCTTTTCGGAGGCGGTGCGCGCTACACCAAGTGTGCGGTAAGGGTCGGACATAGCGTGTTAGCTAGGTGCAACAGCGAGGCCGCGCAAGTTTGCGCGCGATGCAAGTTGCGGATGTTCGGGCAGGGGACGGCTCCCCCTTTCGCCCGCGGCGCGCCCGGCCTAAGGCCGGCTCCGCAGCCCGCCGGGCCCCGACCTGCGCGACGCCGTGCCCGTGGAACCGCTCCACGGGCCGCGGATTTCCTGTCCGGGGTCGCGCGCGATGCGGCTCTTGCCTTCCATACCAACAGATTGCCGGAACCATCGATGACCACTCCCGACACCCTCGACGATGCCCAGCTCGCCGACAGCGAGATTCCCTCCGGCGCCGATCCCTTCGTCCTGTTCGCGCAGTGGCTGGCCGAAGCCCAGGAAAGCGAAGTGAACGATCCCAACGCGATGGCGCTCGCCACTGCCACGCCGGACGGCGCGCCGTCCGTGCGGATGGTGCTCTTGAAGGGCCACGGGGCCAAGGAAGGCGCGGATTACGGCGTGATCGGCGGCGGCTTCACCTTCTTCACCAATGCCGGCAGCCGCAAGGGCGGGGAGATCCGGGCCAATATGCAGGCTTCGCTCCTGTTCCACTGGAAAAGCCTGCGCCGCCAGGTCCGCATCGAAGGCCCGCTGATCGAAGTCTCTCCGACACGCGCCGATGCCTATTTCCACTCGCGCCCCTACAAGAGCCAGGTCGGCTCGGCGGCGAGCGACCAGTCGCGTCCGCTCGACACGCGCCAGACCTATATCGACCGGGTGAAGGCGATCTGGGAGGAGCACGAGGCGGCGGGCCAGGTTCCGCGCCCGCCGGAATGGACCGGCTTCACCCTCTCGCCGCAGCGGATCGAGTTCTGGCGCGATCGCGACAACCGGCTCCACGACCGCCGCCTTTTCACCCTGTCGGGCGCGGGCGATGCGCTCGGCTGGACCGACACGCTCCTTTATCCGTGAGGCAACGCGCATGACCGACACGATCCCCTACTGGCACGTCGATGCCTTTGCCGCGCAGCCCTTTGCCGGGAACCAGGCCGCCGTCATGGTGCTCGACGAATGGCTGCCCGACGAGGTGCTCCAGCAGATCGGCGAGGAAAACAACTTCGCCGAGACCGCTTTCGTCGTGCGGGACCGGAGCGGCGAGGCGGACTGGGAGCTGCGCTGGTTCACGCCGACCGACGAAGTCGCGCTGTGCGGCCATGCGACGCTGGCGAGCGGGCACGTCCTCCTGTCCGACCCGGAGCGGTTCGGGCACGACCGCCGCGTCACTTTCCGCACCCGCAGGGCGGGTATTCTCGAGGTGGTCAAGGCCGACGCAGGCTACGAACTCGCGCTGCCCGTCACGCTGGTCGAGCGCGCCTCGCACCCCGACCTTCTCGGCGCGATAGGCTTTCGCGGGGAGGTGTTCCTCTCTTGGTACGGGGCCGAGCAGACCGCGATCGTCGCGATGCAGTCCGAAGCCGAAATCCGCGGGCTCGCCCCCGACATGACGGCCCTGCGCGGGATCGACCTCATGGCGATCTGCACCGCGCCCGCCGACGAGGGCAGCGATTACGACGTGGTCAGCCGCGTTTTCGTGCCCGCATGGGGCGTCGACGAGGACAGCGTGACCGGCAGCGCCCACGCCGCGCTCGCCCCGTTCTGGGCCGAACGGCTGGGCAAGCTCGAAATGCGCGCGCACCAGGCTTCGAGCCGCGGGGGCGACCTCACCATGCGGCTCGAAGGCGAAGGCAAGGACCAGCGCGCCTGGCTCGGCGGGCCTTGTGTCACGGTCGTCGAGGGCGCGTTCCGGCTCTAACGTTCGGGATAAAGCTCGATCACGTCGGCCGCCTGCTGGAGCATGGCGCGGCGCTGCTCGGCGTCCGAATGGCCCAGCCGCACGACTGTCAGCCGCCGGTCGGGGGCGACGAGGACATATTGCCCCATATGCCCGATCAGCGAGAAGAGCTCGTCGGAGGCGCGGTCGGGGAACAGCGGGTGCGGGAATTCGAGCCCTTCGACCGGGCGGTTGAGCCACGTTTGCAGGCCGTAATGCGGGCTCTTCGGGCTGGGGGTCGTCATCGCCTCAACCCAGCGGCTCGGCACGAGCTGCTCCCCGCCCGGCGCGCGGCCCCGGCGGCGCAGGAACTCGCCGAATTTCGCCCAGTCGCGCGCGGTCGCGTGCATCAGGCTCCCGCCGATCAGCGTGCCGGACGCATCGAATTCGGGGACCATCGAGGTCATGCCCAGAGGGCCGAAAAGCCGCGCTTCGAGGAAATCGGCCACGGCCTTGCGGCGCGCCTCGGGATCGTTGCTGTCGGTCAGCGCGTTCGCCGCGATATCGGCAAGGATCACGGTCGTGTTCGACGAATATTCGAACCGCTCTCCGGGCTCCGCCTCGAGCGGTTGTTCCTTGGCCCATTTCGCCATGTCGTCGCGCCCGTCGAGGAACAGCATCCGGACCTCGGAGGATTCGTAGGGCGGATCGCCCGATTCGGTGTGTCGCAGGCCGGAGCGCATCTGCAGCAGGTGGCGAAGCGTGATCCCCGCACGCGGATCGCCCGGGCGCTGCCACAGTTCCACGGGCGCGGGCTCGTCGAGCGCGAGCAGGCCGTCGGCGACCAGCATCCCGATCATCACCGCGGTCACCGTCTTCGCCATCGACCAGCTGACGAAGCGCGTCTCGGCGTCGTAGTCTTGCCCATAGCGTTCGGCGGCGAGTTCGCCGTTTGCCATTACAACGACCGCGCGCGTCTCACCGAGCCCGTCCATCATAAAAAGATCGTCGATCTCGCGGGCGAGCTGCTCCCTCGGCGCGCCCGCCTTGTCGGTCACGGCGGCGCGCGACTCGTCGGTCAGCGGCGCGGGCGAGGGCGGCGCGGAGGCTCCGCAGGCGGCGAGAAGAAGGGCTGGCGCGAGGCAGGCGGCGCGCCTAACAGGCTGGTCTCGAAACATCATCGCGCTCCCAATCCCCGAACCGGTCAGGCTTGGCAATGTCAAATTCGAAACGCTCTCTCGCATCGCGCCTCGGCGTGTGGTTCCTGCTGCTGGTGGTCGGCGGAGTTGCCGCCGCCGCGCTCGCCTATCGCGAACCGATCGAAGGCTATGCCGAAGTCGGGACCGCCTATGCTGCGCGGGTCGCCTGCTCATGCCGCTTCGTGGCCGGGCGGAGCCTCGAGGACTGCGCCAAGGACAAGCTCGCAGGCATGGAACTGGTCACGCTGGTCGACGACGAGCGGGCGAAAAGCGTCACCGCGCGCTTCCCGCTCGTAACCGACACCACGGCGACCTACCGCGAAGGCTATGGCTGCGTGCTGGAGCCCTGGGAGGGCTGAGTTTTAGGCGCGCACGGCTTCGGTCGCATCGATCCAGCCGCCGCCGACAACCCGCTCGCCGGCATAGATTACCGCCGCCTGTCCGGGCGCGACGCCGTATTCGGGCTGGGCGAAGCGGATGCGGATGGAGTTGCCGTTCCCCATCGCGCCTTCGATCGTCACGGGAACCGGCTTCGCCATCGAGCGGACCTTGGCGGTCAGGCCCTCGGCCGGCACGTCGCCGATCGCGTTCGTCTCGATAACCTCGGCGCTGGTCACAGCGAGCATCCGCTTCGGCCCGACGCGGACCTCGCGGCTCTCGGCATCGACGCCGATGACATAGAGCGGTTCGGGCTGGCCGCCTATGGCGAGACCCTTGCGCTGGCCGACGGTGAAATGGACGATGCCCTGATGCTCGCCCAGCTTCTCGCCCGTGGCGGCGTGGACGATGTCGCCCGGCGTGCCGCCCTCGGGGCGCAGCTTGGTGACGATCTTCGCATAATCGCCGTCGGGGACGAAGCAGATGTCCTGGCTGTCGGGCTTGGCCGCGTTCCTCAGCCCCGCCACCTCGGCCAGCTCGCGCACCTGCGTCTTGGGCAGGCCGCCGAGCGGGAAGCGAATGTAGTCGAGCTGCGCCTGCGTCGTCGCGTAGAGGAAATAGGACTGGTCGCGCGCCGGGTCCAGCGCGCGGTAGAGATGCGGGCCGCCCTCGGCAGGCACGCGGCGGACATAATGCCCGGTGGCGAGGCAGTCCGCGCCCAGCTCGCGCGCCATGCGGAACAGGTCGGTGAACTTCGGCCCCATGTTGCATCGGATGCAGGGCACCGGTGTGCGCCCGGCGAGGTATTCGTCGGCGAACTGGTCGACCACATCTTCGCGAAAGGCGCTTTCATGATCGAACACGTAATGCGCGATGCCGAGCCGATCGGCCACCGCGCGCGCATCGGAAATGTCGTCGCCCGCGCAGCACGCGCCCTTGCGCCCGGTCGCCGCGCCATAGTCGTAAAGCTGGAGCGTGATGCCGATCACTTCCGCCCCGCTGGCCGAAGCCAGGGCGGCGACGACCGACGAATCGACCCCGCCGCTCATCGCCACGACGATGCGGCTTTCGGCCGCCGGGCGGGGCAGGTCGAACAGCGAAGCGGCGTCGAGCCCTGCAAGCGGGCCGGCATCGAGGCGAGTGGCGGTGTCCATGGAAACGCGGGCGCATATAGTCACACGGCGCGTCTTTCGCCACCCCCGGCCGCGCTTCGCGCCGCGCGCCCTGCGCCGAGCGAGGTTATGAGATCGACAAGCGGTATTCCTAAGCGCTGGTAAATTCGGGTTTTACCACATCTTGAGAACCGCGCGTTAGAACGCAGCCCATGTTCGAAAAGGCCAACTCGATTATTCCCTTGGCGCAGTCCCGCCCGGAGGGTCGCGCGGGGCAGGACGCCCGGGCTCGTGAAGGCGTGGCCCGTTCCGAGGCCGGTGATCGGCCAGCACGGGGCGGCGAAGCCCTTCGCGCGATCGACTGGAGCGAGCTCAACGCGCGACTCGGCGCGGCGCGCGACCTGCGGCTGCTGCTGCGGCGCGATGCCGACCGGAATATCGAGGCCAATGCGGCCAGTTTCGGGGATGCGGCGGCGCGTTACTTTGCCGCTCTCGGACAAGGCGAACGACCTGTTAACCCTGATGATTTAGAGGCTCGCAAAGCCTCGGGCGGCATTCTTCGTGCAAGCGAAGGGGATGCGGCAACAGGCGATGCGAGAGACGATTGATGATTGAGAACCAGGACATCCGCCCCGCTCAGGTGATCGGCCCGCTCGGTGAGCCGCTGACCCTAGAGGACCTGCCTTCGCCCGATACGAAGCGCTGGGTCGTGCGGCGCAAGGCCGAAGTGGTCGCCGCGGTCAACGGCGGATTGCTCACCCTCGACGAGGCGCTGGAGCGCTATGGCCTGACGCTTGAGGAATTCGCCTCGTGGCAGCGCGCGGTGGACCGGGTGGGGATGCACGGCCTGCGCGTCACCAAGATCCAGTTCTACCGCGAGAAATACGAGCGGCAGCTCAACTTCTGAATTCCACCACCGCAAAGCCCGCCCGGCGGTGCGCCTGCCCGGTGCGCCGCCGGGCGCTTGCTTATGGGCGCGTGAGATCCTGCGGAAGCGGCTGCCGCGCGGGCAAGGCTGGAACCGACGCGCTCGTCCTTCGTCTAGGCTCCAAGTCATCAGTCGAACCGCGCATTGCCGCCGCGCGCGCGGCTCCCTATGTAGGTTGCGCAAGGTGCACTAGGCATATAATACACCATCAGATCGGCGGCTGCCCTCGCGGGTGGACGCGATCGGCCGGGGCATGACACGTGAAAAGCGATCGGCCGGTCTCGAGGGAAGCGCAATGAATTACGAGACGACCATCACGGCAGAGGCGGCGGACAGCGTTCCGGCCGAAGTCGCCGCGGGCGAGGGGACGCAGGAGTCCCCGCTGCTGCGCTGGCTGCTGATCGGCGGCGGCGGGCTGCTCGCCCTGCTGCTTGCGATCGCCGCCTACTTCGCGCTTGCGGGCGGCCAGCCGACTCCGGCTGCCGACGACAAGTCGCAGGCACCTGTGGTGAGCGTCGTCGTTCCCGGCCGCACCACGATCGAAGGCACGGTCGAGGTTCCCGGCACGATCGCCGCGCGGCGGCCCATGCCGGTCGGCGTCGCGGGCGAAGGCGGGCAGGTCCTGAGCGTGCGGGTCGATGCTGGCGACTGGGTGCGCGCGGGCGAAGTGCTCGCGGTGATCGATCGCTCCGTGCAAAGTCAGCAGGCAG from Erythrobacter sp. encodes:
- the mnmA gene encoding tRNA 2-thiouridine(34) synthase MnmA, with product MDTATRLDAGPLAGLDAASLFDLPRPAAESRIVVAMSGGVDSSVVAALASASGAEVIGITLQLYDYGAATGRKGACCAGDDISDARAVADRLGIAHYVFDHESAFREDVVDQFADEYLAGRTPVPCIRCNMGPKFTDLFRMARELGADCLATGHYVRRVPAEGGPHLYRALDPARDQSYFLYATTQAQLDYIRFPLGGLPKTQVRELAEVAGLRNAAKPDSQDICFVPDGDYAKIVTKLRPEGGTPGDIVHAATGEKLGEHQGIVHFTVGQRKGLAIGGQPEPLYVIGVDAESREVRVGPKRMLAVTSAEVIETNAIGDVPAEGLTAKVRSMAKPVPVTIEGAMGNGNSIRIRFAQPEYGVAPGQAAVIYAGERVVGGGWIDATEAVRA
- a CDS encoding serine hydrolase — its product is MMFRDQPVRRAACLAPALLLAACGASAPPSPAPLTDESRAAVTDKAGAPREQLAREIDDLFMMDGLGETRAVVVMANGELAAERYGQDYDAETRFVSWSMAKTVTAVMIGMLVADGLLALDEPAPVELWQRPGDPRAGITLRHLLQMRSGLRHTESGDPPYESSEVRMLFLDGRDDMAKWAKEQPLEAEPGERFEYSSNTTVILADIAANALTDSNDPEARRKAVADFLEARLFGPLGMTSMVPEFDASGTLIGGSLMHATARDWAKFGEFLRRRGRAPGGEQLVPSRWVEAMTTPSPKSPHYGLQTWLNRPVEGLEFPHPLFPDRASDELFSLIGHMGQYVLVAPDRRLTVVRLGHSDAEQRRAMLQQAADVIELYPER
- a CDS encoding DUF1153 domain-containing protein, whose protein sequence is MIENQDIRPAQVIGPLGEPLTLEDLPSPDTKRWVVRRKAEVVAAVNGGLLTLDEALERYGLTLEEFASWQRAVDRVGMHGLRVTKIQFYREKYERQLNF
- a CDS encoding PhzF family phenazine biosynthesis protein; amino-acid sequence: MTDTIPYWHVDAFAAQPFAGNQAAVMVLDEWLPDEVLQQIGEENNFAETAFVVRDRSGEADWELRWFTPTDEVALCGHATLASGHVLLSDPERFGHDRRVTFRTRRAGILEVVKADAGYELALPVTLVERASHPDLLGAIGFRGEVFLSWYGAEQTAIVAMQSEAEIRGLAPDMTALRGIDLMAICTAPADEGSDYDVVSRVFVPAWGVDEDSVTGSAHAALAPFWAERLGKLEMRAHQASSRGGDLTMRLEGEGKDQRAWLGGPCVTVVEGAFRL
- the pdxH gene encoding pyridoxamine 5'-phosphate oxidase, producing the protein MTTPDTLDDAQLADSEIPSGADPFVLFAQWLAEAQESEVNDPNAMALATATPDGAPSVRMVLLKGHGAKEGADYGVIGGGFTFFTNAGSRKGGEIRANMQASLLFHWKSLRRQVRIEGPLIEVSPTRADAYFHSRPYKSQVGSAASDQSRPLDTRQTYIDRVKAIWEEHEAAGQVPRPPEWTGFTLSPQRIEFWRDRDNRLHDRRLFTLSGAGDALGWTDTLLYP